The nucleotide window GCTAGAGGACTACATCAGATAGCCCAGTTGGGTCATTCAATTAGATATGATATCAATGCACTGCATTACTCGCATCACACAATTGAAGAAATACAAGAAATCTATGATAAAGTCTTCGGTAATCTACGATTCCTAAGATAAACTTTTCCTCTCCTCTTTTTAGTTTTTATTCCAAAAATTGAGTATCAATTCCAGAACTCCGTGATGAATCATGAAGCAGAGATCCAAAAATCAAACAAAGAATTAAAGGAAAACTTAAGCCTATGCTTCTTTCATTATTGTGAACGTGTTAAATACATCTTTTAAGAAGTCGATTGTTTGTTCCACGGCTTTTTCTTCATCCCTGAGCCATGAATAATTAAATTTCAATACTTCAAGGGCATTAAGCAGGAGCTGAAGATTTGATGCCATGTCCAAATACAATGAATCATATTCATGTAGGACTTTCCAATTGACAAGTTCAAAGTCATTTTCCATTTTGGCGTCATACCTAGCGTTAATGCGATAAAATTCAGCACTCACGTTATCCGTGTAATTAACTACCTCATCCATTTTTAACTTCACAACTTTCTCCCCAACCCAAGTAGGGTCAATTGTAAAGTACCTAACGTGTTTTAACGCTTCCTCAAGCCTCAAAAACACATCATCCGGAATATCCCTTATGATAGGAACATTTGTAAACTCAAACCTCACAGGTTTGAACAACCCTTTTCCCGGTCTTCGTGGCTGTGTTATCCTAATTGGAACAAACCTGAACAGTAAATCCGAAGGAGCAATTCGCGAGATTGGAACGATTTTGTAATTATCAAACCTCTCCAACGTTTCCCTTCCCCAATTATGACGATATTGCTGTTCAATAACCTTAGTCTTCTCTTTAACACTCCTCACAACTTCATAGAGATTTTTTAAATGCAAATCTTGAACTACAATAGGCTCACCAATCTTGCCAAAGATTGCATGAATCAAAGATGTTTTTCCAACTCCCTGACTACCAAAAATCAAAATCCGAAATTTTGTAAATCTTGCATACATTAGTGCAATTGCCACGATTTCATGCGTTGAAATCCGCCAGCCAAAACTTCTCAACTTCTTGAATATCTCAAACTTTAAATCATAATAACTTTTGATGTCATTTAAATCAACTGTAACAACATTAGCACGCACTATCCTGTATGTCCGGGGATTTTCAGAAACTAACTCTACAGCTCCTTCTTTAACTAATTCTTCAAGTGCCATTGTTAGCCTCTTACCACTCTTATTGGTAGCTTTCATAATTTCATTCCTAGTGGCAACGTCTACTTGGGCAAGATACTCTAAAATTTTAGACTTGAGTCCAGCTGATGCCACATCTCACACCACCACTGCGACGTAGCACAAAAAGAAATTAAATTTAGCTTTTCACGTGTTGATTAAAACCAACGCCATTCAAAACTCTATTGTCAATTTATCCTGTTGTCATTACTATTTTTGGCAAAAGAAAATCTCGACACTGTTTGGTACGCTTTGGCAAGCCTTGGCACGCTTCTCTCCCCAATTAATAACTAACTAATAAATAAATACAAACAAAAAATAAAAATCCTAAATATTGTTTAAGTAAACATAATAATAAGTAACAAATATTTAGAATTTCAGAATTGTTTATTTATTATTTATTTTTATTATGTGGACCAAAAGTGCCAAAAGCTCTAAATTCCTAATTCTCCAAGCATTTATTACCAAACTCGTGCCAAATGGTGATTCTTCCTTTAAAATGAAAAACAATGTCTAAAATATCCTCATTCAACCGAAACTCTGACGAAAGGTCTATTCAATAAACAAAGAGCTTAAGGATGATTTCAGCTTTTACTGGGTTAACTTATCTTGAAACTTTAAAACAAGGGTTTGGTATGGAGAATTTCTCATTAAAACGTAGCTACATCGAGAACAGTCAACACAATAATTCAATCACAAATGACAAACACACTCACAAATAAACAACCACTTCCAATGATGGAATAGAAAAAGTAAAGATTAAATGCAACGATTCAGTGAAAAAATTAAAGAAAATCAGAGAAGATCAGCACTTGAAAAGAGCTTGACTGCAACAAGCTGTCTAACATCTGTGGAGTAGACTTCTATCCAATCCCTTCTATGCTCACTAGTTAAAAATAACAAATGCGCCTTATCTCTGAATTTTCTCTCAATCAGTAGCATTTCAAAGAACTGAATTATTACTCCAGCGAATTCATCATCGACTCTCTTTAACTTTCTCCTCTTCACAATATCTCTTAACTCTTCTCGCGTGCAGCCCTTAACCCTAAGCCGTTGCGAAACAGTATCGAATTCAAAGACGAGGAAATACTCAAACGACGTCGTCATCCAGACATCCCTCTGATCTGACAAAATATCCAAAAGGAGAATAAATTTAGCTGAAATCTCATTAAATCAACAAATTTAATACGCACTACATCAACTTTCAAACAGTGCCTATTTATGCCTTCATTTTTCTTGGAGGGGGTTCTTATGGAAGGACTTCTAGCATACATTGAGTTGAAAAGTCAAGAAAGTAAAAAGAAAGCATTGGACTTCATAAAAAAGGCGGGTTCCTCAAGAGGTTATGAAAAGAGGAGATTTGAAGTGGAAACAGCTTACTATTTCGGCAAGCTCTCAGCTTATGCTGAGATTAGGGACATGATATTACAGGATAGAAAAGTGAGAGAGGAGCTTAAACAGCTTATCGAAAAAGCTGCAGAAACAGCACTTATCAAAGAAAAACTTGCAGTTCTTCACGCGATCAAAACACACACTGAGCATAAAACTGACCTAAGATCTTTCGAGCAAGGTGTAGAAGAATTCAAGTTTGAGCTTTTCAAAGCTCTTAATTTATTAGATGACGTAACAATAATTGAAATAACGTGATGCTCTATGCCTCTGATTTTTATTTTTAAACCACACATACAAAAGGTTTTTAGCGCCACACTAAATATCAGCACATAACCAACACACCATTTTCCAGCATTATTCGAAAAAATATTCCCTTCTACTTTGAGAACTGATTTAGCTAAGAGCAACACAACCTTAATTAATCAATTCCGCAGTTTTATGCTGTTTTTTGGATTGGGATTAGAAATAAAAAAGCACTCTCGTGCCTTCTTTTTTACACATGAATAAAATTTCATGTTTTTAAGGAAAATTATTGTGGTCAAAATACGTGTATTGTCTTTAAACTCTGATGTTACAAATTGCTCTAAATGGAGCCCTCAGAAAGCTCCTTTTCAAGTTGCTTGAAAGACCTCTCGAACTGTCTCCAATTTGAGATGTTATTTCTCGCTTGCATCCAAGTTACTTCGTGGACCCAAAAGGTTACAAAGTGATTTCCTAAATTTCTCGTCAATTTTAAGCCCCTCTTTGAGAGTTTCCATGTCATACACTAAAACTAAGAGCCTCCTGCCATCAAAAAACGTAGCACCACCAACTGTGGCTTCATTGTCCTCTGTCTTAATGCTTGAGTTGTATGCATTGCTCTTTGGGAATATGAGCACGACAGGAATACCACTAACCCCATATTTTTCCTCAAGAATCTTAGCATAAACGTAAACCTGCCTCAGCGAATCTGGACTAACTTGAAGCTTGCCTTCGCTAGTCCCCAAGGATTTGTATTTGGCATCTAATACTGCTACAGGAGTGCCGTTCCTATTAATAATGAAGTCGGGGTACTGTTTTCTTGATAATATGTTCCCATTCTTGAGAAGTTTTAATTCCTTCTGATATTCAACCTCATACTCCCAGAGACTTCTCTTCAGCACCCACAGCATGAATCGCTCAAAAAGGTCATTCATGTCAATGAAGAATCCAGATGCCTCTTCTCCTTGAATGCCACCAAGTGTGGAAAGCACGATTTTAGCAAGAGTAAACGCTCTCTTGAAGCGCTCATTCAAACGGGTGAAGTGAACTCTTTCTAAGTCTGTCTTAGTTATTTCCTTAAAGCTGACTTCATCAAAAATCATCATCAGCTCGCCGAGTAGCTTCTTGTTGACTCTCCACGTAGTTCGAGCAAGTGAAGTTCGAACTGCCGCATAGAAAATCTGGTTGAGCAGGTTGTCTTCGCTAAACTCATGCATCTCAAGGCTGAAGGTGTGCCTCTGGTGGGGAAGCTTTCTCAGTTCTTTACTCATCAAAAGTTTGCCTTTAAGAAATCTTTCTTCATTTTGGATTTCAATGTACTCCTTGTGATATCCTCTCTGAACCTCACTCCATAGAGTGCTGGCAAAAAGATAGATAAATATCTCAAGGAGGCTTTCTGGAGTTCTCTTCTCTCTAAGCTGGGCGAGTTCGACTTCCCTTATTTTTAAACCGTAAGCAACATTAAGCATGCGGAGGAATGCCAAGAGAGCATCATTAGTATCGGCATTCTTCTCTTCATTTTCAGAAGGTTCGAAGACTTTGGGGAGAACTTGGACAACAAAGTTCCCAGCTCTGGCAAAACCAACATAGTGCCTTGCCTTTACGCTATTGCTGTAGAGTATTAAGAACCCCCTATTTTCGTCTAAGTCTTTTTCTTCTGGACTGTCGTTGGAGCTTGATTTGGGTAGATTTCGGGCAAAAGTTCTGTTGAGCTTGCGAAGACTTTCTTTTAGTTTATCCTCGGGTATTCCCAGATTATTAGTTATTTCGCTGTATCTCATCTCCTTGTGCTCATAAAGTGTCAAAATTTTGAGAGAAGGCATAGAACTCCCCCAGATTAACCTTGTCCCGCTTGCTGATTCTCACTTCGTTATTCTTTGACAGACTCGATTATCCACTTTAGGGCCTCTTTGAAGTCCTCTTTTTCTTTGTCTATGTCATAGAATTTGATTCCATAGGGAGTGTTTGGTTCAACATGCTTTCCTATCTCTATTTTTGGCGCTTCGAATTTTAGTTTCTTGTTTTCTTTTTCAAGCTTGTTTTCAATGAATCCGTCTCCTAAAATCCAGGCTAAAGCTTCCCAGTCGTTGTAGAAGTACTCCATTAGGAGGGGTATTATCTCGTAGTACCATACAAAGTGCAAGTCTTCCAACTTTTCCACCTTCAAGAAGTAGCTGTGGCCTATCCTGTGGTCTCTGTCCTTGATTGCCTCGATTTTGAGATTCAGCTTTTCAAGTAGCTCTTTCAGGTTTATTCCCTCAATGCTCTTATCTTTTAGTTTTTCTGGTCTGGGTTCAATCTCAAGAAACGCAAATCTCCTCCTCAGTGCAACGTCAAGCAGCGCAATGCTTCTGTCTGCAGTATTCATTGTTCCTATGATGTAGAGGTTCGGCGGGACTGCAAAGGGTTCTCCTGAATATGGGAGAGTTACAATTATTTCGTGTTCTTCTCCTATGCGTTTGTCATTTTCGAGGAGAGTTATCAGCTCGCCAAAGATTTTACTGATATTACCACGGTTAATTTTGTCAATGATAAGGTAGAACTTGGGAGCATCCTTGAAGATGTTTTTTCTGTCTTCTTTGGACAGCGATAGGAGTTTTTTCCATAACTTTTTCTTGAGCTCATGGTATCTTCTGTAATCTCTTACAGCGTCTTGTTTTAGGTAATTGGAAAGTTTGTCAAGTTCATCGGCAAAAGTCTTCAAATGATTCTTTGTGCTTTTTGAGAGCCTCAACAATAGCCCTAAGAGCCATCTTCTTGAAAATTCCATCTTCAACCACATAGGCAATATTCTCCCCTTGGCTGACTGGCCTAAAGCCCTCAACGAACTCCTCATAGCTGTAAGACTGATGAAAGGTTACAAAGTCCCACCTATTTTTGGGTTTATCTTCATCCGTTTTGTCCTTGACATATTCCTTTGCCATCCACGTTTTTCCGGTTCCTGGCGGACCGTAGAGGATGATTTGGCCCTTTCTTTCTAGCAATCTATCCATTAGTTGTTTGATATTCTCTGGGAGAGAACTTTCTCCAGTTTTTCTGTTTTGGTATTTGCTTAGATAATAGGCTATCTCAATCATATCTTCAATCCCAAGTTCTTTTCTAACTTCATTTGTAGCTTTAAGGAACTCTACAAATCCTTCAATATCCCAGTGTCCTCCCCAAAATCGCCTTAGTTTAATCCTCTTCCTCAAGCTCTCGGAAAATGGAGCATTGAATGGTGAGTCTTCTCTCTGTTTATGCCATGTTGGCATGAAGAATTTCCAATTTACAATACTCATCCAACTGGTGGCTTTTGAAATGCCAAAACCTCCAAGCGTATCGTCGTCCTTTATTTC belongs to Pyrococcus yayanosii CH1 and includes:
- a CDS encoding McrC family protein gives rise to the protein MRYSEITNNLGIPEDKLKESLRKLNRTFARNLPKSSSNDSPEEKDLDENRGFLILYSNSVKARHYVGFARAGNFVVQVLPKVFEPSENEEKNADTNDALLAFLRMLNVAYGLKIREVELAQLREKRTPESLLEIFIYLFASTLWSEVQRGYHKEYIEIQNEERFLKGKLLMSKELRKLPHQRHTFSLEMHEFSEDNLLNQIFYAAVRTSLARTTWRVNKKLLGELMMIFDEVSFKEITKTDLERVHFTRLNERFKRAFTLAKIVLSTLGGIQGEEASGFFIDMNDLFERFMLWVLKRSLWEYEVEYQKELKLLKNGNILSRKQYPDFIINRNGTPVAVLDAKYKSLGTSEGKLQVSPDSLRQVYVYAKILEEKYGVSGIPVVLIFPKSNAYNSSIKTEDNEATVGGATFFDGRRLLVLVYDMETLKEGLKIDEKFRKSLCNLLGPRSNLDASEK
- a CDS encoding AAA family ATPase, which gives rise to MRLSKSTKNHLKTFADELDKLSNYLKQDAVRDYRRYHELKKKLWKKLLSLSKEDRKNIFKDAPKFYLIIDKINRGNISKIFGELITLLENDKRIGEEHEIIVTLPYSGEPFAVPPNLYIIGTMNTADRSIALLDVALRRRFAFLEIEPRPEKLKDKSIEGINLKELLEKLNLKIEAIKDRDHRIGHSYFLKVEKLEDLHFVWYYEIIPLLMEYFYNDWEALAWILGDGFIENKLEKENKKLKFEAPKIEIGKHVEPNTPYGIKFYDIDKEKEDFKEALKWIIESVKE